The Candidatus Methylomirabilota bacterium region GTCGGCTCCGACCGACTCGCTGCAACTCCCCACGCCGACGACGAGTCTGAGTGCTGAGGGCAGATGAGTGAGGGATTGTTCGATAAGCTGCCCGAGGGCAGCCACCGGTGTGTCGCCCCCTGACTTCGATAAGACCGGGACTGAGACGAAAGATTTCCGAGGAGATGGAGGATTAAAAATGCTGTCAAGCCGGTCCGTGGTAAGCCGTCCATAGCAGCGGTGATCCACCTCGATGACAGGGGCCATCGAACATCTGAAGAGGCAGTCGGCAGCTTCGAGGGTAACGGTGCCTTCCGGCAATGTCTCGCCGGCCTTGAGCCCAAGGCGGTCCTGAAGGGCGTAGAGCAATGTGAGACCGCCCTGGATACGGCAGCTTACGCCTGTGCACACCCGAACCAGACGGGAACCCGGCTTGACAAGGCGAAACTCCGGGTAGTGGGTAGCGACCCCGTACACCTCGCTCTCAGGAATCCGCAGGTGCAGGGCGACAGTCGCAAGGCTCTCGCGACTCAACCAGCCATTGGCCTTTTGCGTTGCTTGCAATGCAGGCAAGAGCCAGGTTCGCTTTCGGGGGAACTGCGCAATCATGGTGCCAACAGAATGTTGCTCCGGCGGTGTCACGATACGCTCCTCGTAGAATCAGTGCAGAGAAAAGGCGATGAGGTTATTGTAACCGGACAGTCGCATGAAGCCCGCCCCCATGTCAAGGGTCATAGCGCTTGTAATTCCGTATCTCAACCGCCTCACTGTTAAATGCTGACTTTAAAAATCATTTGGGATACAATGCCCTCAACATAGAAGGAGGTGTGTGCCGTGGCTGTGAGTGGGACGAAAAAGATCAACCCTGATGACTTTATCCTCTCTGCTCTCTCTCCTGAAGACCGGCTCGATGCGGCCTTCAAGATCGCAGGGGAAGCATTCAAGAAGACCACGCTGACCATGAAGGATATTGAGCATGCCGTCAGGTCGGTCAGGAGAAAGGCGTACGCAAAGAAGAGATAGGATACTGCTCCCCACTCTTTCTGGTCGCCTGCACAGCGCTGGGTGGCGTACAGGACCTTAAGGCAGTGCACCGGATGGGCGTTCGCCTTCCGCAAATCGTAAAGCGGGTGTGGATAAGGTGGGTCCTCCGAGATAAATTGTAAGGGTGAGGGATGGGTCATGGACAAAGTGATGACAATTGCGGATATCAAA contains the following coding sequences:
- a CDS encoding NAD(P)H-dependent oxidoreductase subunit E is translated as MTPPEQHSVGTMIAQFPRKRTWLLPALQATQKANGWLSRESLATVALHLRIPESEVYGVATHYPEFRLVKPGSRLVRVCTGVSCRIQGGLTLLYALQDRLGLKAGETLPEGTVTLEAADCLFRCSMAPVIEVDHRCYGRLTTDRLDSIFNPPSPRKSFVSVPVLSKSGGDTPVAALGQLIEQSLTHLPSALRLVVGVGSCSESVGADLLMDRLAEEVERQGLSATVVEGGCNGMCYAAPVVEVYRPSWPRISLKRVTLEHIPSLVSALKADRRPAGIEAVAWQESSWRDIPGLNQEPFLSGQHRAVLERCGAVDANDLADALRQGSYVTFACAIEQGDPMAVIAEVKASGLAGRGGAYFGAAHKWEACRNATGSSKYLVVNGEEGEPGIFKDRHLMEGDPHRLLEGILLA